The DNA region TGTTGGTAAAGGCATTGTCGTTGTCCCAATCTCGGATAATCATCACGCCGTTGTGGTCGGCAGGTTTCAGGGCGCGGTATATTTTCTTTTCCACCGAAATTTTATGCCACCCAAACCGATACAGATGCTGTCCTTCAATTAAAAAAGCTTCATCTTTCCGTTGGGCCATGGCAACACTGGGGTCGGTAGAGCCCCAAAAGGTAAACACCATCCCATTAATCAGCAGGAAAAACAGGTCGTCATTATCCCGCCTAGTGGTGCTTTCGGTCTGCTTGCGACGTACCCCAATGAGGTGGATGTTGTTGCTACTAAAATCCCAATCTTTTGGTTTTTTAGTGGCGTAGGTTTTTGAAAGGCTGTTCAAATGCTTTAAAATTGGCCCGGGATTGGCCACGTAATGTTGCTTGGCTTGGTTGAGCAAATTCATCCAATGGGTATATTTCGGAGTTGGATTACTGGCCGAGTGCTTTCCCCATTCTGAAACTTTGCCTTCTTGAATCCAGCGGTGGATATGCGACCAAGTACCAGAACCCACAATGCCGTCTGGAACCATGCTCGGAACGTTTTCCGTGCTTCGGACATACTCTTGAAACAACCTCGCCGCTGCTTGGGTAACATAACCAAACACCCCATCAAAAGCACAACGGGGCATAAAACCGGCACCGTGCAGAAATTTTTGCAATTGTAGCACATCGTTGCCGCTGCTTTCGCGAAAGGAACGCCACTTGGTGCGGTCGTCATCACGAAACGATACTTTTCCTATTAAAAGCCCGTCGGTATGGTAGGGTTTTAAATAAGCGGTTCGGCTGTTTGGCCGTTTTCCGGCGTCGCAACTTCCTAAATATAACACGGGCATAGTTTACAGATTTAGTATTTGTTCAATTCTTTTTTTATCATTCTTAAGCTGTCATTGATTTTTTTGTTTTTCACATAATGCTGTAGAAAATCAATTTGTTCAATTTCAATATTGATGTAACGCTGACTGTACATTTGCTGAAAAATCTGCTTGTACCAACTTAAAATGGTATCTTCCCTGTGACTTTTGTTTTCGGGGTTTATCAACAAAATGGCGTAGCTCACTTCGGTCATGCCAATGAGCACAGAAATATCGAGGTCGGCTTTATCAAAATCGTCAAGTTCTTGGTAGAAATCGTCAAGGAATTTTTCAAGGTTGTTCACCTTTTTAAAAGCTTTGCTTTCCTTTAAAAGGGTGAGCATTTTTTTGCCGTTCAAACTTTCGAGTATATGTGCTATGAATATGAGGTTTGAAAGGGCATCGAGATATTGGCCACTAAATTTGTCGTTTGATGTGTCCAAAGATTCTTTGTAATACTCAAAAGCATATTGTAA from Tamlana crocina includes:
- a CDS encoding peptidoglycan-binding domain-containing protein → MPVLYLGSCDAGKRPNSRTAYLKPYHTDGLLIGKVSFRDDDRTKWRSFRESSGNDVLQLQKFLHGAGFMPRCAFDGVFGYVTQAAARLFQEYVRSTENVPSMVPDGIVGSGTWSHIHRWIQEGKVSEWGKHSASNPTPKYTHWMNLLNQAKQHYVANPGPILKHLNSLSKTYATKKPKDWDFSSNNIHLIGVRRKQTESTTRRDNDDLFFLLINGMVFTFWGSTDPSVAMAQRKDEAFLIEGQHLYRFGWHKISVEKKIYRALKPADHNGVMIIRDWDNDNAFTNNDIKVTDSQGKLKGLRVNPSINIHWTGVGRSNFSAGCQVIAGKSYLNHKKELQDCSKFASTSYGELTDSDKKTKGAYNVFTDLVLCYAPPNVTQLHYTLGREESLDLSANFGGDFASKTLNLLKSV